A single region of the Streptomyces sp. NBC_01381 genome encodes:
- the ngcE gene encoding N-acetylglucosamine/diacetylchitobiose ABC transporter substrate-binding protein → MGSTSFNRRDVMKKAAATSLLAVPAVGALSSCASGGGEENKAEKGEKSKKNPLGVKADAALGVYIFNGGYGDKYAQFVTDMYQEKYPKSDADQKATTKIATQLQPKIVRGKPTADVVNNSGADQMNIGKLVHNKQVADLGEVLDAPSWDDPNVKVRDTLVPVVETMGQFGGKECYQLNIAVTVYGNWYSKKLLEEGLDSEYPKTWDEMLAVCKKAKGKGIHGWSYPGGHPRYMFFSMYAMFAQRGGSDVIDAMDYLEPGAWKHDAVKDVFEAWEELVSKKYVLTGFDGTEAHTEMQTAWTKGGKCLFVPNGSWVENEAKDTTPKDFQMTVGATPSLDSSDKMPFGTLYAPAGEPFIVPSKAKNVQGGLEWLRMMYSKEAALNLFKEVGSIPAVKGAVDGQKLPSGTASAKAAIEAAGDNVVIPKFYDWYNELFREDFNNMIAKFMLGQIGTKQAMDTMEKASERILKDPDVSKVKKA, encoded by the coding sequence ATGGGATCCACCAGCTTCAACCGTCGTGACGTGATGAAGAAGGCGGCAGCGACCAGCCTCCTTGCGGTGCCGGCCGTCGGCGCGCTGAGCTCGTGCGCCAGCGGGGGCGGCGAGGAGAACAAGGCCGAAAAGGGCGAGAAGTCCAAGAAGAACCCGCTAGGCGTCAAAGCCGATGCCGCGCTCGGGGTCTACATCTTCAATGGCGGATACGGCGACAAGTACGCCCAGTTCGTCACCGACATGTACCAGGAGAAGTACCCGAAGTCCGACGCGGACCAGAAGGCCACCACGAAGATCGCCACCCAGCTGCAGCCGAAGATCGTCCGCGGCAAGCCGACGGCGGACGTCGTCAACAACTCCGGCGCCGACCAGATGAACATCGGCAAGCTGGTCCACAACAAGCAGGTCGCCGACCTCGGCGAGGTGCTCGACGCCCCCTCGTGGGACGACCCGAACGTCAAGGTGCGCGACACCCTGGTGCCGGTGGTCGAGACGATGGGCCAGTTCGGCGGCAAGGAGTGCTACCAGCTGAACATCGCCGTGACCGTCTACGGCAACTGGTACTCCAAGAAGCTGCTGGAAGAGGGGCTCGACTCCGAGTACCCGAAGACCTGGGACGAGATGCTCGCGGTCTGCAAGAAGGCCAAGGGCAAGGGGATCCATGGGTGGAGCTACCCCGGCGGTCACCCCCGTTACATGTTCTTCAGCATGTATGCCATGTTCGCGCAGCGTGGTGGGAGTGACGTCATCGATGCCATGGATTATCTGGAGCCCGGTGCCTGGAAGCACGACGCCGTCAAGGATGTGTTCGAGGCCTGGGAAGAGCTCGTATCCAAGAAGTACGTGCTGACCGGCTTCGACGGCACCGAGGCGCACACGGAGATGCAGACCGCCTGGACCAAGGGCGGCAAGTGCCTCTTCGTACCCAATGGCTCGTGGGTGGAGAACGAGGCCAAGGACACCACCCCGAAGGACTTCCAGATGACGGTCGGTGCGACGCCGTCCCTGGATTCGAGCGACAAGATGCCGTTCGGCACGCTCTACGCCCCGGCCGGCGAGCCGTTCATCGTCCCCTCCAAGGCCAAGAACGTGCAGGGCGGCCTTGAGTGGCTGCGGATGATGTACAGCAAGGAGGCCGCCCTGAACCTGTTCAAGGAGGTCGGCTCGATCCCCGCGGTCAAGGGCGCCGTCGACGGCCAGAAGCTGCCGTCCGGCACGGCGAGCGCGAAGGCGGCCATCGAGGCGGCCGGCGACAACGTCGTCATCCCCAAGTTCTACGACTGGTACAACGAGCTGTTCCGCGAGGACTTCAACAACATGATCGCCAAGTTCATGCTGGGCCAGATCGGCACCAAGCAGGCGATGGACACCATGGAGAAGGCGTCCGAACGGATCCTGAAGGACCCGGACGTCAGCAAGGTCAAGAAGGCCTGA
- a CDS encoding carbohydrate ABC transporter permease: MTTDTRVDDPPPSEPSKEAAAPSGPPKAPNQLLFLLAVVLPPRFTPDSVRYDRRYRTLDKYRFIAGFLGLPLAFYSLFVISPFVQAIYYSFTDWSGGPVANFIGFDNFTKMWDDERFWDSLEMSVALAVIAPLVTLVLGMFFAYMITSGGRHRKGQAIAGVAGSSFYKVVYFFPQVLSVAIIAVVWGRVLNTNSGLINGGLDKVGIDGPAWLGGDRSLALIAVLVVLSWSFVGFYVVLFSAAMGAIPRDIYEAALLDGAGRGRTFFSVTLPLIWDTVRTGWIYMGIQALDSFAIVLVMVPEHVLKVTPVFLYERFRDGQYGYATAIGVVLLVLSMAFSLIVMRIGNRDRIEY, from the coding sequence ATGACGACTGACACCCGGGTGGACGATCCCCCACCTTCGGAACCTTCGAAGGAGGCGGCGGCGCCGAGCGGCCCACCCAAGGCGCCGAACCAGCTGCTGTTCCTCCTGGCGGTGGTGCTGCCGCCCCGCTTCACGCCCGACAGCGTGCGCTACGACCGGCGCTACCGCACGCTCGACAAGTACCGCTTCATCGCGGGCTTCCTGGGCCTGCCCCTCGCGTTCTACTCCCTGTTCGTCATCTCACCCTTCGTGCAGGCGATCTACTACTCGTTCACCGACTGGTCCGGCGGACCGGTGGCGAACTTCATCGGCTTCGACAACTTCACCAAGATGTGGGACGACGAGCGCTTCTGGGACTCCCTGGAGATGAGCGTCGCCCTGGCGGTCATCGCCCCGCTCGTCACGCTCGTACTCGGCATGTTCTTCGCCTACATGATCACGTCGGGCGGCCGGCACCGTAAGGGCCAGGCCATCGCAGGGGTCGCGGGATCGTCGTTCTATAAAGTCGTCTACTTCTTTCCGCAGGTCCTGTCGGTGGCCATCATCGCCGTGGTGTGGGGGCGTGTCCTCAACACCAACAGCGGGCTGATCAACGGCGGGCTCGACAAGGTGGGCATCGACGGGCCCGCCTGGCTCGGCGGCGACCGCTCCCTCGCCCTCATCGCCGTACTCGTCGTGCTCTCCTGGAGCTTCGTCGGTTTTTATGTCGTGCTGTTCTCCGCGGCCATGGGGGCGATCCCCAGGGACATCTACGAAGCCGCGCTGCTCGACGGCGCGGGGCGGGGGCGGACTTTCTTCAGCGTGACGCTTCCGCTGATCTGGGACACCGTGCGCACCGGCTGGATCTATATGGGGATTCAGGCACTCGACTCGTTCGCCATCGTGTTGGTGATGGTGCCCGAGCATGTGCTGAAGGTGACTCCGGTCTTCCTCTACGAGCGATTCCGGGACGGCCAGTACGGCTATGCGACCGCCATCGGCGTCGTCCTCCTCGTCCTCAGCATGGCGTTCTCGCTGATCGTCATGAGGATCGGGAATCGCGACCGGATCGAATACTGA
- a CDS encoding carbohydrate ABC transporter permease: MTTNTTAPRKETTDSPRRDGGSAGGATLNVFSHAFLVLWVVLAAGPLVWVALTALRPSVEILSDPMGWPSSLHWENFSNAWTEASIGQYALNSLIILAGSLTGTMLLGSMAAYVIARFTFPGNRFIFLLFAGGMMFPVILALVPLFAVMENFGLLDTRPGLMIAYIAYSLPFTVFFLTSFFRTLPTGVQEAAMVDGASHTRTFFQIMLPMAKPGLVSIGIFNFLGQWNQYLLPLLLNNEEESSYVLPQGLANLAVTQGYRGDWGALFAGLTIAMLPVLVVYAVFQRQVQAGLTAGALK; encoded by the coding sequence ATGACCACGAACACCACCGCGCCCCGCAAAGAGACCACCGACTCGCCCCGCAGGGACGGGGGTTCGGCGGGCGGCGCCACGCTGAACGTCTTCTCGCACGCCTTCCTCGTCCTGTGGGTGGTGCTCGCGGCGGGCCCGCTCGTCTGGGTCGCTCTCACGGCGCTGCGCCCCTCGGTCGAGATCCTCAGCGACCCGATGGGCTGGCCGTCCTCCCTGCACTGGGAGAACTTCAGCAACGCGTGGACCGAGGCCAGCATCGGCCAGTACGCGCTCAACTCGCTGATCATCCTGGCGGGTTCACTCACCGGCACCATGCTGCTCGGGTCGATGGCCGCGTATGTGATCGCCCGATTCACCTTCCCGGGCAACCGGTTCATCTTCCTGCTCTTCGCGGGCGGCATGATGTTCCCGGTCATCCTCGCCCTGGTCCCGCTCTTCGCGGTCATGGAGAACTTCGGCCTTTTGGACACCCGGCCAGGTCTGATGATCGCGTACATCGCCTACTCGCTGCCCTTCACCGTCTTCTTCCTCACCTCCTTCTTCCGTACGCTGCCGACGGGCGTCCAGGAGGCGGCGATGGTCGACGGGGCCTCGCACACCCGCACGTTCTTCCAGATCATGCTGCCGATGGCCAAGCCGGGCCTGGTCAGCATCGGCATCTTCAACTTCCTCGGCCAGTGGAACCAGTACCTGCTTCCGCTGCTGCTCAACAACGAGGAGGAGAGCAGCTATGTGCTGCCCCAAGGCCTCGCCAACCTGGCCGTGACGCAGGGCTACCGGGGCGACTGGGGGGCGCTCTTCGCGGGCCTGACGATCGCGATGCTTCCGGTGCTCGTCGTGTACGCCGTCTTCCAGCGACAGGTGCAGGCGGGCCTCACCGCGGGCGCTCTCAAGTGA